One Paralichthys olivaceus isolate ysfri-2021 chromosome 8, ASM2471397v2, whole genome shotgun sequence genomic region harbors:
- the lbx1b gene encoding transcription factor LBX1b: MMTSKEVAKCDAVENRRRSPLDHLPPPANSNKPLTPFSIEDILNKPSVKRSYTICGTAHLISSSEKHRPSSIPLSSRALLNQTSPLCALEELASKTFKGLEVSVLQAAEGRDGMTLFGQRTTPKKRRKSRTAFTNHQIYELEKRFLYQKYLSPADRDQIAQQLGLTNAQVITWFQNRRAKLKRDLEEMKADVESAKAVGQVPLDKLAKLADLEKCANGTLGHPRPESPARGGKQNHELAQKLRSSPLSPFSDHTTSKECSEDEDVEIDVDD; encoded by the exons ATGATGACATCCAAAGAGGTGGCCAAATGTGATGCAGTGGAGAACAGGAGGCGAAGTCCGCTGGACCACTTGCCGCCTCCTGCCAACTCCAACAAGCCGCTGACCCCCTTCAGCATCGAGGACATCCTGAACAAGCCGTCCGTGAAGCGCAGCTACACGATCTGCGGCACGGCGCACCTCATCTCGTCCTCTGAGAAGCACCGCCCGTCCAGCATCCCCCTGTCCAGCCGCGCTCTGCTCAACCAGACCTCCCCGCTCTGCGCGCTGGAGGAGCTGGCCAGCAAGACCTTCAAGGGACTGGAAGTCAGTGTGTTACAGGCGGCGGAAG GCCGGGACGGGATGACTCTGTTCGGCCAGAGGACCACTCCGAAGAAGCGTCGGAAGTCCCGGACGGCGTTCACCAATCACCAGATCTACGAGCTGGAGAAGCGCTTCCTGTACCAGAAGTACCTGTCCCCCGCCGACCGGGACCAGATCGCGCAGCAGCTCGGCCTGACGAACGCGCAGGTCATCACGTGGTTTCAGAACCGCAGAGCCAAGCTAAAACGGGacctggaggagatgaaggcCGACGTGGAGTCGGCCAAGGCCGTAGGCCAGGTTCCCTTGGACAAGCTCGCCAAGCTGGCGGATCTGGAGAAATGCGCCAACGGCACGCTGGGCCACCCGCGCCCCGAGTCACCGGCGCGGGGCGGCAAGCAGAACCACGAGCTCGCCCAGAAACTGCGGTCGTCGCCGCTGTCTCCGTTCTCAGACCACACAACGAGTAAAGAGTGCTCAGAGGACGAGGACGTGGAGATTGATGTGGATGACTGA